Proteins encoded within one genomic window of Saccharomyces mikatae IFO 1815 strain IFO1815 genome assembly, chromosome: 15:
- the MRPL23 gene encoding mitochondrial 54S ribosomal protein uL13m (similar to Saccharomyces cerevisiae MRPL23 (YOR150W); ancestral locus Anc_5.496) — MSQKIGHSGLAFARLWHHVDVARDKRTLGRLASAIAITLIGKHKPVYHPSQDCGDYVVVTNCQKIRVTGKKFEQKTYWSHSGRPGQLKLQTMEKVVADKGYGEILKKAVSGMLPKNKLRKQRLDRLKVFDGSENPYKQNITAFAHEQSSIPESFKESILNQLK, encoded by the coding sequence ATGTCACAAAAAATTGGACACAGTGGTTTGGCTTTTGCACGTCTTTGGCATCATGTTGATGTTGCTCGTGATAAGAGAACATTGGGTAGATTGGCCTCAGCAATAGCAATTACCTTGATTGGTAAACATAAGCCAGTCTATCATCCATCACAAGATTGCGGAGATTACGTGGTGGTAACTAATTGTCAAAAAATACGTGTAACAGGGAAGAAGTTTGAACAGAAGACCTACTGGTCCCATTCAGGTAGACCTGGTCAGCTTAAATTGCAGACAATGGAAAAGGTTGTTGCCGATAAAGGATATGGagagattttgaaaaaggcaGTTAGTGGTATGCTGCctaaaaataaactaaGAAAGCAAAGACTAGACCGCttgaaagtttttgatGGAAGTGAAAATCCTTATAAACAGAATATTACAGCATTTGCCCATGAACAATCATCTATACCAGaatctttcaaagaatcaATCTTAAACCAATTGAAATAG